Below is a genomic region from Borrelia hispanica CRI.
GGTTCAGGGTACTGTGCAAGGTACCAAGGATAAGCTTGAACAAATTGTTGATGATATGAAGAAAGGAGGGAATCCTCATGCTGTTGAAGTAGAGAGTGTAGTGAAGAAATTAGTTAGTGAAACATTTGATAAGATAATTGACGGTGCAAGTGAGGCTTTAAAAGGAGCTGATGGTGTTGAAGCAATTGGTAATGTTGCTGAACCTGGAGCTGGAGCTGGAGCTGGTGCTGATGCGGTTAAGTCTCTTAGTGAGGGAATCAAAAAAATTGTAAGTGTAGTACTTAAGGAAGGAAACGCAGAAGCTGGAAATGATAACGGTCCTGTTAAAGATGATGGTACTGCTGGTGCTGCAAGGGGTGATGCTGGTGCTGGTGTTGATGGTGATGCAAGGAAATTGTTTGCTAATAATAATGCAGGTGCTGCTGCTGATGCAGCAAAAGCAGCAAGAGATGCAGTAAAGGCTGTTGGGGCTGTAACTGGTGCTGACATATTGCAAGCTATTGCAAAAGGTGATGATGGTGAATCAGCTAAATTAGCGAAACATAACAATGCTGTTGCTAATAATAACGGTGCTAATGCTAATAATGCTAGAGATGCGATTATAGCAGGAGGAATAGCATTAAGAGCGATGGCAAAGGGAGGTAAATTTGCTAATGCTAGTGCGGCAGCGGCTGGGGTTAAGGCTAATGTTGTTGACGCTGCAGTAAGTGGAGTTACTAAGGCATTAAATACTCT
It encodes:
- a CDS encoding variable large family protein, producing the protein VQGTVQGTKDKLEQIVDDMKKGGNPHAVEVESVVKKLVSETFDKIIDGASEALKGADGVEAIGNVAEPGAGAGAGADAVKSLSEGIKKIVSVVLKEGNAEAGNDNGPVKDDGTAGAARGDAGAGVDGDARKLFANNNAGAAADAAKAARDAVKAVGAVTGADILQAIAKGDDGESAKLAKHNNAVANNNGANANNARDAIIAGGIALRAMAKGGKFANASAAAAGVKANVVDAAVSGVTKALNTLTIAIRSAVDEGLKSVKEAMKINTNATTVASENSGSGGQNK